Genomic window (Paraglaciecola psychrophila 170):
TCATTGGCGAGTACTAATAATCCAAATTTTAATAATTTTGGTGCCAACAAAGAAATCATCGCGTTTTTTGAAGACAACGGTAAAGGTATGGATGAGTTACCTTTGGACGGGGTATTTACAGGGCAATTTAACCTTGCAATTGCCGATGGCGAATGGGTCCCTATTTTTGCTGTATCTACACCTATGTTTACCCGTGAGCAGGTTGATCCTAATATTACGCTGTTGGCCAATCCTATTAAAGTGACGTTTGAGCTGGATGGTGGGGGCGAGGGTCATCACAAACTTAAAGTGGATGCTCAACGTGAATATGTTGATATGTCGACTTTATTGATCGATGGAAAAGTTCGCTTTCCAAATGGCGATATACAGAATTTTTCTATTACAGATATGTCATCTGATGTTCGAGAGTATTTAATTGTTAGTTATGAGTATGGCGTATACCGCGTTAAATTGACTGCCTATGGAAATACCACACAAGGCAGAGAGTTTATTTTGGATGTGCCAGAATATAGCTTCTTAACAGTGGAGCCAGAGCCAGTTGTTGTAGCTGTTGAACCAAATAGTGTGGACCCATCTCTAGAGGATAATGCCAGCGTGCAGAACGCATTGCCCAAGCAAGAATTACCTTTAGTTGATGAAAAAATGTCAACTTCAACCCTTGTCTCATTGATTGTGAGTATTAATCTGTTTCTTTTAATTGTGGGTGGCGGGTTAATTTGGTGGCTTACCTTAGAAAAAAAACCTGATTTTAAATTTATGAAAAGATCTAAAAATATTGTTGTTGCTAAAGACACTAAAAATTCTCTGAATTTTTTAACAAAAATGTTTAAACGCAAACCCAAAGGGACAACAGCAGAAAAGAAACCTCAGGCTAAAGATAAATCTGACCCTGGGTTTATGGACATATGCCTCCCTAAAGAATGATTATTGTCCGCTTAATCAACAAATTGTTTAATACTACAGCAATCAATGCTTTTAACTGAATATCCTACAAAAAAGCTATTGACTAGTATGGGGTGAACCCGTATTATCTGCGCCGCGGTTGGGAAGGGAGTTAAATAAATTCTTACTTAACCGTTTGATAACATTGAAAATTATGGAGTGGTAGTTCAGTTGGTTAGAATACCGGCCTGTCACGCCGGGGGTCGCGAGTTCGAGTCTCGTCCACTCCGCCATTAAATTGTTTGCTAGTCTCTTCTTATGTGAAAATTCTTTTTCGACCCTATTAACACTACGCTATCTGCTTATGGTTTGATAATATTGTGTTATGTTCTATATCTATATTTATATGATGCTTTGACGCTATCCTCTGAGAATTAATCCCTATGCTTTTGTTGTTGTTATATATCGTTATCGCGTTAGGCTTTTCGTTTGTTTGCTCTATAGCAGAAGCGGTTATCCTAAGCATTTCTTCTGCCTATATTTCTGTATTAGAAAAAAAAGGCCATCCATCAGGGAAGTTGCTGAAAAAGCAGGTCAGTGATATCAATCGACCTCTTGCCGCTATTTTGAGTTTGAATACCATTGCGCATACGATGGGAGCAGCTGGTGCAGGCGCACAGGCGGCTGTAGTGTTCGGGGATGCTTATTTAGGCATTGCTTCGGCTATTTTGACTTTGTTGATTTTAGTTTTTTCTGAAATTATCCCTAAGACCCTTGGAGCAACTTATTGGCGTAAACTTGCACCAGCTACCGCCTATTTTTTAAAATATTTGATCATTGTTTTGTGGCCATTTGTACAAATGGCGCAAAAAATGACATCCAAAATGCAAGATGAGTCACCTCTTATTGGTTTGAACCGCGATGAATTATACGCGATGACTGCGTTGTCTTTTGAAGAAGGTCAAATTGCTGCCCGAGAAGCTACTGTGATGCAGAACCTACTTAGCTTAAAGCAACTTAAAGTTCGGCAAGCCATGACCCACAGAACAGTCGTTTTTTCGTTACCTGATAATATGATTGTTGAGAATTTTTTACAAAATCACGCTGATGTGTCATTTTCACGGATCCCTATCTATGAAGATGGTGAGCCAGAAAAAATTACCGGTTATGTATTAAAGTCAGATTTATTATTGGCCTACGCTCGTGGCAATGCTGACAAAGAGCTTAAGACTTACCAAAAGGATATGGTCACCATACTAAGCAGTATGTCGTTAGCCAATGCCATTGCACCCTTACATTCACAACGAGGAAATATGTTACTTATCGTGGATGAATATGGTGGTTTAGAGGGGGTGTTAACGGTTGAGGATTTAGTTGAGAGCTTGTTCGGTATTGATATCATTGATGAAAGCGACCAAGTGGTAAGCATGCGAAAATTAGCTCGAATATTGGCTAAAAGAAGAGAAAAGAAGCGTTTACGTAAGCATCAGAAAACCAACAGTTCAAATGCAAATTAGGGAAATATGCTGATTATGAGTGAGTTACTCAAATGTACCAATCTGTCCAAAGAATATAACGATGGAGAAAACAGGGTTAAGGTGCTTAAAAACATCAATTTTTCTATTAATAAAGCCGAGCAAGTTGCCATTGTAGGCAGTTCAGGCTCGGGTAAAAGTACCTTATTACACTTGCTAGGGGCTCTAGATAAACCTACCTCAGGGCAAGTGACGTTTGAACAACAAGACATATTTACTTTTAGCAGCAATCAACAAGCTCAATTTCGTAATCAATCCCTTGGTTTTGTTTATCAGTTCCATCATTTATTACCCGAGTTTAGTGCGTTAGAAAACGTCGCTATGCCTCTATTAATAGCTAAAAAAGCTATTAAACAAGCAAATGAGTCAGCCATGGCTATGTTGGATAAGGTCGGGTTATCTCACCGATACAAACATAAACCTGCTGAATTATCGGGTGGTGAACGGCAACGTGTGGCTATTGCCAGAGCTTTGGTGACCCAACCCAAATTAATACTTGCAGACGAACCGACAGGCAACCTAGATCAAAAAACCGGTGAAAGTATTTACCAGTTACTCAGTGACTTACGCGAGCAAATGCATACCAGCTTTGTGGTGGTGACCCATGATACTCAATTGGCTAAAAGATTAGACCGCTCTTTACACTTAATCGACGGCTGCTTGAGTGATGCATCCACTGAAACAATAGACATTTTAACAAACGATATAAAGGGCACTATCTAGTGCATTTGGTGTGGTTGTTAGCGTGGCGTTTCCGTTCAAATAAACGCCAGAATGGTTTTATATCATTTATTTCGGCTTCTTCAACTTTTGGGATTGGCTTAGGGTGTTTTGTGCTGATCCTGTTGTTGTCGGTAATGAACGGTTTTGAAAAAGAATTAAAAGATCGTTTGTTGTCTGTTATTCCCCATGCAGAATTTAAATCTGTTTATGCCAGTGGCATTGAAAACTGGCCTGCAGAAGTAGAAGCTTTGCAGCATCACCCCGAAGTGATTTTTGTCGAACCTTATGTAAACGCCACGGGAATGTTGCAAAAAGGCAATAACATGAAGGCGGTTGAGATGACCGCCTTAGATCCCCTTTATGCATCTGATGGTGTTATCCCAAGTTTAGTTTCAAGCGAACAATGGCAGCAATTTCAATTAGATGAAAACGCCACTATGTTAGGCATCGGCTTGATGCAAAAGTTAGATTTGGTAGTCGGTGATAAAGTACAAATTTTATTGCCTCAGCTATCAGAAGATTTTAGTTTAAGTGCCCCAAAAACTCTGCGACTAAATATCATTGCCAGTTTAGATATGGGCGGTGAACTGAGTAATCATATTGGCTATATGCATATGTCTCTGGCTGCACAGGCACAAAATATTAAGTATGGTGCCCAGGGAATACGTTTAAGATATCGAGATGCTTTTAGTGCAAGGGAATTAACACGTGAAATTGGCTATAAATTAACACCTGAAGTATATATGTCGGATTGGACTATTAACGATGGCAATCTGTATCAAGATATTCAGTTGGTGAGGGCGGTGGTGTATATCGCATTAAGTTTGGTCATCGCCGTGGCGTGTTTTAACATTGTTTCTACCCTAGTGATGGCGGTTAACGAAAAGCAAAGCGAAATTGCGATGCTTAAAAGTATGGGGGCAAAAAACAGCCTGATTATTTCAGTTTTCATGTTACAAGGTACATTTAATGGCCTGATTGGCACAATAGTAGGCGTAATATTTGGGGTTTTGGCGGCGACTAATTTAGCCGCTATTGCGAGTTTTATTGAAGATTTGTTAGGTGTACAATTCTTATCAGGCGATGTTTATTTTATTAATTTTTTGCCTTCAGAATTAAACTGGAATGAAGTTTATTTTACCGCTCTCATTGCTATAGTTTTGAGCATTTTAGCCACACTTTATCCAGCAATAAAAGCCGCGAGAATTAATCCTGCAAAAGTCTTGGGGCACTAATTTTTTATCTACAGCAAAATTAACAACGATAGTCATAATAATAGTGGTGCTGGGCGCTGCTGTATATTCTGAGTTAGAGGAAATTTAGATGACAAAAAACACTATTGAAGTAAAAAACTTGCAAGTAACCAAACAAAAAGACTGGGCAGCAGGGTTAACGGCTGTTGTGTCTGCATATAAAAATGTCAGTACTAAAGTTGGTCCCATTAAAGGTACTAGATTACTCACTCAACTCAATCAAATTGAAGGCTTTGACTGTCCCGGTTGTGCTTGGCCAGATCCCTTATTAAAGCGTTCGACCTTTGAATTTTGTGAAAATGGCGCCAAAGCCATAGCAGATGAAGCCACGTCAAAACGGGCAACATCAGCATTTTTTGAGCAACATAGTATTGAAGATTTAAAATACAAGTCTGATCGTTGGTTAAATGATCAAGGACGTTTAGTTGAACCGTTATTTCTAGCTGAAGGTGCTAAACATTATCAACCCATCAGTTGGTCAGATGCCCTCGAACTGATTGCAAAAAATTTAAGTCAACTCGACTCACCCAACCATGCTGCCTTTTATACATCTGGGCGCACCAGTAATGAAGCTGCGTTTTTGTATCAGTTATTTGTTCGTCAATTTGGTACTAATAATTTACCCGATTGTTCAAACATGTGTCATGAGTCCAGCGGTGTTGGATTAACTGAAACCATCGGTGTGAGTAAAGGTACGGTGTCATTACACGATTTAGAAAATAGCGAAGCTATTTTTATTTTTGGGCAAAATCCCGGATCAAACCACCCACGAATGCTGACTTCACTACAAGCCGCTAAACGTCAAGGTGCTAAAATTGTCGCTATTAATCCGTTAGATGAAGCGGGTTTAAAACGTTTTAAAAACCCACAAGAAGCGGAGGGTCTTATTGGTGCGGGTACTGCGTTACGGGATTTGTATTTGCCAGTGAAAATAAACGGTGACGTGGCTTTTCTTAAAGGATTGTGTAAAGCATTAATTGAAAGAGATGCAGCTGGGCAAGATGTTTTAGATCATGGGTTTATCGCAGAATATTGCCATGGTTTTACTGCTTTTGAACAGAACATGCTTGACACTTCTTGGACTCATATTGAACAGCATAGTGGATTAACGCAAAACCAAATTAATCAAGCCGCTGATATCGCTTGTGCCTCGAAGAAGACTATTTGTTGCTGGGCTATGGGTATGACTCAACATAAAAATGCGGTGGCTAATGTTCAGTTGATGACCAATTTTTTAATGTTGCAGGGCAATCTGGGTAAACCTGGCGCGGGTGTATGTCCAGTGCGAGGGCACAGTAATGTGCAAGGTGATCGCACTATGGGAATTTGGGAGAAACCGTCAACTGCTTTTTTAGATGCTTTGCAGCAAACGTATGATTTTGAAGTGCCAAGAGAGCCTGGCTACGACACTATAGAAACTATTCAAGCAATGGCGAAAGGGCAGGTTAAAGTATTGTTTGCACTAGGTGGTAATTTTTACCGAGCCACACCAGACCATACAGCGACTAAGCAGGCTTTGGCTAATTGTGAACTTACTGTTCAAGTTTCGACTAAATTAAATCAATCACATTTGTACACAGGTAAAAACGCGTTGATTTTGCCAGCGCTAGGACGAACTGAACTTGATCAACAAACATCTGGTATTCAAACAGTTACCGTAGAAAATTCTATGGGCGTAGTGCAAACGTCTCACGGAAAAATTCCACCTGCATCTAATTTACTCAAAAGTGAAGTGGCGATTGTAGCTGATTTAGCTACGTTAACGTTGCCGAATAGCCAGATTAACTGGCTGCAGATGAAGGCAGACTACCGATTAATCCGTGACGGAATTGCCCAGGTAATACCTGACTTTGAACGTTTTAATCAACGAATCGAAGAATTTGGCGAATTTGAATTGCCTAATGTGGTTAGAGATGAGCGTAAGTTTGTAACTGCCAGCGGAAAAGCAAATTTTATAGTGCATGATATAGAGTCTGTGCATGTGCCAGCGGGCTGTTTATTAATGATGACTATTCGTAGTCACGACCAATTTAATACTACTGTATACACTAACAATGATAGATATCGTGGTATTCATGGTAGCCGCCGAGTTATTTTTGTGAATGCAGAAGATTTAATAGATTTAGGCTTACAGGCTGGGCAACAAATAGATATTCACAGCCATTGGCAAAACGAAAAGATACACACTAGAACCGCAGACGATTTTACCCTGGTGGAATATGGCATACCTCGAGGGTGTGCAGCCGCTTATTATCCTGAAACCAATGACTTGATCCCCCTGAGTAGTGTCGCAGATAAAAGTAATACCCCCGCATACAAGTCAGTCGTGATCAGCCTGCATAAGAAAACAGATAAAGAAAACTAATACTAAAAATAGTGCTTTAGTGTTAATTTTAAAGATAAAAAATATTTTAAACCACCGAGGGAAAAGAGAGCATAGAGAAAAGCAAAAAAATATTTTAGTTTTAATCCATTTTTTCTTCTGGGTAGCGCTCCTTTTCCTATGTGGTGTATAATTTTAGCCTTATGAGTCTGCGCGACCCATAAATTTACTTTCTGATGTGTTGACTTTGATTTTTTCACCAGAAGCTATGTATTCAGGTACTTGAACCACTAATCCTGTGGCTAATGTGGCGGGTTTTGTGCGAGCGCTGGCCGATGCACCTTTTATAGAAGGGTCGGTTTCAGTGATAAGCAAGTCGACAGAAGCTGGTAGTTCAACGCCCACTGGTTTTCCTTCCACTAATAAAATTTGCAGGCCTTTAGTATCTTCGGTGATAAAAGGTAATTCTTCACTGATGGTGTCTGAGTTTAATGAGTATGGTGAATAGTCTTCGTCATCCATAAACACATACTCGTCGCCATCAACATAGGAAAAACTCACTTTATTACGGTGGAAATCGACTAAATTGAGTATTTCATCGGCTTTAAAACTTTCATCTGCCTTTGCACCTGTGCCCACTTCATACAAACGCATTCTATATAAACTGGCTCCAGCACGACCGCTTGGTGTCATTTTATTGATGTCTTTAACAATATAAGTTTTGCCATTATATTCAACGGCTGCATTCTTTTTAATTTCACTGGCTTTTGGCATGTTTAGGACTCTTTAAAGGGCTTTATGATATTTTACGGAAAAAATAACATGAAAACCAAAATAGGCAAGTGAAGTTGTGTTTTATAATCAACAACTTTTCACTCGTTAGTTGTCATGCTTTTTGGCATAATCTCACTCTACGTTTATTACTCTTCATCATTTATTAAGGCGTTATGTCCAAAACATCATCTTTGTTTGCTGTCGATGGCAAATTATCTGAGGCTATCGACGGGTTTGTTCCGCGCCAAGCACAAACTGATATGGCTGTTGCCGTTGAAAGTACTATCAAAAATAAAGCCGCTCTTATTGTTGAAGCTGGTACTGGAACAGGTAAAACCTTTGCTTATTTAGCCCCTGCATTATTATCTGAAAGAAAAACTATTGTCTCCACTGGGACTAAAAATCTGCAGGAGCAGCTTTTTTATCGTGACTTACCTCTGATAAAGAAAGCCCTGGGTTCAAATAGTAAGACGGCTTTGTTAAAAGGCCGTGCTAACTATTTGTGTTTGCATCGGTTAAGACAACATGGTGGAAACAGCACGCTAGTTGATAGACAAACACTGACCGAACTCACTCAAGTCAGGGTATGGGCTTCAAGTACTAAAACTGGCGATATGGGTGATATGAGATCGTTGGCAGAAGATGCTAAGGTGTTGCCTTTTGTCACTTCTACAGCAGATAACTGTTTGGGTAAAGATTGCCCAGACTATGAAGACTGTTATTTGGTCAAAGCACGTCGTAAAGCACTTGATGCTGATGTTGTTGTGGTTAATCACCATTTGTTTTTTGCTGATATGGCTTTAAAAGATACCGGCTTTGGTGAGCTTATTCCTGAGGCTGACCTAGTCGTATTTGATGAAGCCCATCAAATACCTGACATTGCTAGTGAGTATTTTGGTGAGACATTTTCAAGCAGACAAATGCTGGACATCAGCCGCGACGTCGAAGTGGTGTATCGCACTGTACTTAAAGACGCTAAACAATTACAAAGTGCTGCTGAAAAATGCAAAATGATTGCCGCAGATCTTCGCATTCTATTCCCTGAAAATCCCGCCAAGGGCAATTGGCGTCAAATGTTGTCTCGAGACGATGTACAAACTCAAATCAGTAAGTTAACTGATAGCCTCAATGTGTTGTACGAAGTACTAAAATTACATGTTGGCCGTGATAAAGACCTTGATACCATCTTTGAGCGAGTGTCAGAATCTAGAGGTAAGTTAGCACGTTTAACCGATACTACGCAGTTAGGTGTGAGCCTTTGGTATGAGACCACGATGCGGCATATAGTCTTGCATTTGACACCATTAAGTATCTCGAAAAAATTTGCCGATTTTATCGCTGAGCCAAAACGCAGTTGGGTCTTTACCTCGGCCACCTTGATGGTTGATGGCGCTTTTACCCATTTTCAACGTCAGATGGGATTAGACAATGCAACGACTTTGTCTTTGGATAGCCCTTTTGATTACCCTAATCAAGCCATGTTATGTGTGCCGCGTTTCTTGCCAGAGCCTAACGCTCGAGAAATGCGCGCCACTCTATTAGATATTTCTATTAAATTGGTTAAAGCCAGTCGTGGTAGGTGTTTTTTATTATTTACGAGTCATGCCACACTTAATGCTATTGCTAGTCAGCTAGAAGATAAAATCGATAACCCTATTTTAGTTCAGGGATCTACGACCAAGCGCGCATTGCTGGAAAGTTACATAGAGAATAAGGATGCCGTGTTATTGGGCACCGGGGCATTTTGGGAAGGCGTGGATGTTCGAGGCGACGATTTGACTTGTGTGTTAATTGATAAATTACCTTTCGCGTCACCAGACGATCCGTTACTACAGGCAAGGATCGAAGATTGCCGTAAAAGTGGTGGTAACCCTTTTGTACAGTTACAAATCCCCCAAGCCGCTATTGCCTTAAAACAAGGGGCAGGGCGCCTAATACGTGACGAGACTGATAAAGGTGTATTAGTCATATGCGATAACCGATTGGTTACTAAAGATTATGGAAAAATTTTTATGGGGAGTTTGCCAGATATGCATCGCACCCGTGACTTACAAAAAGCAGTGGATTTTTTACACAATATTCACAGCGATAAAGATGAAGTTGAGATTCAATCATGAATATTTTAATTATCGATACTGCGACCGAGGCATGTTCAGTTGCCCTTGAGGTCAACGATCAAATTTTTAAGCGTTTCGAAATTTGCCCACAGCAACACAGTCAACGAATATTGCCAATGATTGATGAGGTATTAAAAGAAGCAAACGTAACACTTCAAGACTTAGACTATTTAGCCTTTGGTCGCGGTCCCGGAAGTTTTACCGGGGTGCGGATTGCGACTGGGGTGTTGCAGGGATTAGCACTCGGAACTGGACATAAAGTGGTGGGTATATCAACTTTAGCGGCTATGGCACAGCAAGGTTACGCAGAAAACCAAACAGAACAGGTAACTGCAGCAATAGATGCTCGTATGTCTGAAGTGTACTTTGGCCAGTATCAACTTCAAAATAACATCATGACTTTGATTGGCGAAGAACAAGTGATACCACCACAGGATGCCGCTTTGCTGCTCAAAGATAACTCTTCAATGGCCGGTGTTGGAACTGGGTGGCAGGCATATTCAGAATTAAATACGGCGTCTAAGGTCAAGGTGCTAACCGCTGTTTTATATCCAAATGCGTTGTATATGTTGCCCTTAGCTAAAGCCTTAATCGCTGCAGGTCAGGCTGTCGAAGTAGAGGACATCCAACCCGTTTATTTACGTGACAAAGTGACCTGGAAAAAATTACCAGGACGCGAGTAAATACTGGATAGAATAATTTGGAATGATTCTTGTATTACATTAGCGGTAGATTCTTGTATTACATTGGCACTAAAAGTTTGTTGGCATTTGTTCTGTGATTAGGAAAAGTTGTTGAGTATAGATTCACTATCTTTATTAAAAGCATCTGATATCGCCCGTTCATCCCGGGATAAGCCTCGTGAAATAAAGTCAGATAAAGGCCATGATGAGAATCTGCAAAATGCTCAAATTTCTATTATCCGCAAGGGTGACAGTGAGACGCTTGAAAAAGCAGCCTCATTTAAGCAACAAACTGACTCTCTTTCTAGCAATAGTTTAAATGAAAAGGCAGCCATTGCTGCTTATCAAAGCATGGATAAGGAGCAGCAACGGCAGGGCATTCAATTATTATTGGGTGTTGATACCTTCGTTTGATCTATTCTTCCTTCTAATAGATATAAATATAAACTCAAAATTCAGTAGCTGTTCAGTTACTATAAATAAAATAACAGATAAACATATCTTGTTTGATCTATCTGAGGAAAATTATGAATATTCGCATATGTACTATATTAATCACTTTGTTTCTGGTTGGCTGTTCAACATTTCCTGACAAGCTTCAGCTTGATGATACTACCCAATTAATCTCTTATGAGGATGCCGCTTCAAAGGCCGAAGAAGTTAAAAACAAGACGTTGCGATGGGGAGGGGCTATCGCAAAAGTCGAAAACAAGCCTGATTATACTGTTTTTGAAATGGTTTATTATCCATTAAACGGTTATGGTCGTCCGGTTTCAGGTGAGGAGAGCATGGGACGTTTTCGTGTTCGGGTAAATGGCTTTATGGATCCTATGGTTTATCAAGTGGGACGTTTGATGACATTTACTGCACAGTTAAATGGTTTAGAAAAAGGTTTAGTTGGTGAGCATGACTACGTATTTCCAACAGCATCTGTTAATTCTTATTATTTATGGAAAAACGTGCAACGTATTGATGTTAGCGGGGTGCAATTATGGCCATATCGCTATTGGAACTCAGGGTACCAAAATTGGAACTACCCGCGACACTACCGTAGAAATGTAATTATTCGTAGTTCGGGTGGAAATAACAATCATAAAATTAAGTCATCTCGCCCAAGCGGTGCGACGAGTTATCCTAAACCTGTCAATATAAAAAGAATTGAAAGATAGCGGTAACCACATGCCAAGCCGGCAATTTATCGCTGAATAAGCGGCAAAATATTGCCGCTTTTTTGTGTTTAAAATTTGTAGTTTAAAAAAGGAAGATTTGTGCAACAAGACCTTGAATTCCCTCTTGCAAATATTACCCTTCGTGGTGTCGGTTATGGTGATCATAGCAAACCTATGATTTTGGCATTGCATGGTTGGTTAGACAATGCTTTAAGTTTTCAGCCTATTGCTGAGTACCTAAGCGATTATTATATTTTGGCATTAGACATTACTGGTCATGGGTTGTCTTCGCATCGTAGTAACGGTGCTCATTATCATCTTATTGATTTTGCCTACGATTTACATGAGTTGATAGAGTCCCAAGGTTGGCAGTCTTTTATATTAATGGGGCACTCAATGGGCGGCATTATTTCAACTATTTATAC
Coding sequences:
- a CDS encoding Slp family lipoprotein; amino-acid sequence: MNIRICTILITLFLVGCSTFPDKLQLDDTTQLISYEDAASKAEEVKNKTLRWGGAIAKVENKPDYTVFEMVYYPLNGYGRPVSGEESMGRFRVRVNGFMDPMVYQVGRLMTFTAQLNGLEKGLVGEHDYVFPTASVNSYYLWKNVQRIDVSGVQLWPYRYWNSGYQNWNYPRHYRRNVIIRSSGGNNNHKIKSSRPSGATSYPKPVNIKRIER